The Brachypodium distachyon strain Bd21 chromosome 4, Brachypodium_distachyon_v3.0, whole genome shotgun sequence nucleotide sequence ACACAAGTTCTCCACTGCGCGCGGCAAGCGCCCGGAGTCCGCAGGACGCTTTCGAAACGAGAGCTGGGCCACAACCGCGTTTCCTTCCCGCATCTCGGCCCAACTTAACGAAGTGGGCTGAACTAACCTGCGACTTATTTCTTCCAGGCTTTTCGCTACCCAGTCTTTTAAGCTTCCCGCCACGCCGCCCCCCAGGCTTCCCGCCAAACCCCCTCCTCTTATCCCCAATCTTCCCGCCATTCCTCCCCCAAACCCTCCCATTTCCCTCTCTCCGCgtatctcctcctccccgccgccgccgccatggccgccgggaCGAAGACCGTCGACTACGCCGGCGAAAGAGGTACGTCTCCTCTCCCCCGCCCTCCCCcttccagaagcttctggaaCCTTCTGCCGCGACCTTTCTTGGAAACCCTCGAGCGTCTCCTGACGGCCGCGTTGGTCTCGTGGTGTTTGTTTCTCCTTCCCCCTGCAGCGCTCGCCAAGGACTTCCTCACCAACTTCGCCGGCCCTCATGGCGAGCCCAAGTACCAGAACATGCTGGTAATGATCTCTCACCTCGCATTCTAGGGCCTCCAAGATCTTGTGTTATTTGTTCACACTGATTTTGTTGTTAATCGAAGTGTCATATGCAATTCCAGCAAGACATCGCGAACCGGAAGACTCGCGCGGTCCAGATCGAGCTGGACGACCTGTTCCATGTACGAATTCctgatttaatattttttgggaGATGTATCTGCGGGTGCAGGATCTGATTTTGGTTGTGTTGGGTGCGCAGTATAAGGATCTGGACGAGGAGTTCCTGCAGAGGGTCACTGAGAACACCAAGCGTTACATCGGCATATTTGCGGAGGCTGTCGATGAGCTAATGCCGGAGCCCACGGAGGCGTTCACTGTCGACGAAGACAGGGACATCTTGATGACGCAGCGCGTGGATGAAGGGGCTGATGGAGGTTCTGATGGCACGGATCCCCTTCAGAGGATGCCGCCAGAGATCAAACGGTTCTTGTGAGTACTGGCATAATGCCCCTAGAAGCAACTAGGTTCCTCTTAATTCTTAACAAATCGACATGTTATAGAGTTGGCTAAGCAAAATATTTGCTGATACCACAGAATTTAAACTGCATTGACAAAGTATATGTTGTATTTGGGTGATTGCCTGGGATGTATAGGTTTATACTCTAGGAATAAAAAATATCTCGCTTGTTAGATCATGTAGCAGTAGACAGTAGTTGCCTGCCTCCCCCAGCCGTCAGCCGACCTATGCAGATAATCCCAGCAATTCCTGAAACAGTTGCTGCTTTCATGGATACTGATGTATGATAAAATATTAGTGTGATATGGACATTTGCCATCTTGCATTCTTGCCAAGACTTTCTTGCTGATTTCACAGGAACTTGTATTTACCTAATTCAGTAGCAATGACCCACCGGAATAATCCCCCAATTTTTTCGTTTGGGTTATCCAATCAGGCAGTTGTGCTTTTTTATCTAACATCTGAAATGGTCTTGATATTGCAGTGAGGTCTATATCAAGGCATTCTCGAAGGCGACTCCCCTCACCATCAGGCAAGTGAAGGCATCAAATATTGGACAGCTTGTGAAAATATCTGGCATTGTCACTCGTTGCTCAGATGTGAAGCCCCTGATGCAGGTGGCTGTTTATACATGTGAAGAATGTGGTTTTGAGATATACCAGGTAATTCATCCGGTTTTAAGTTCCCATTCCTGATATGCCCATTTGTCAAACGCTTGTGTAAACAATCCTCATATACTGGTTTAGATTGTGTTACTCCTTAGCTGTCCTCAGTATCTTGGATAGTATTAATGTATTATAGTAGGCTTGTAGTGGCATCTACCTAGCATGATCATTGAAAGACTATTTTTATCTGCAGTAGGCTCCTAGAGCAAATGGGCAGAACGATAATTCAAAAAGcctttttgttgttgatttttttgtgAGTGTTTTGTTGTTGAATTTGACAGGAAGTGACGGCTAGAGTCTTTATGCCTCTCTTTGAATGCCCATCTCAACGATGCAAACTGAACAAAGCGAAGGGGAATCTAATCCTTCAACTGCGAGCATCAAAATTTCTTAAATTTCAGGAGGTAATAATGTTTCTCCACAGTTTAGTGGACAAGGCTAACTCTACTTAATGGAATGGAAAAAAGCTTGTCCAAATCCAAGCATATTACAGATTTCCACTCAATCAAACAACTGCAACCTTTTCTTGCAGGTGAAGCTCCAAGAACTATCAGAGCATGTGCCAAAGGGACACATCCCACGTTCTCTAACTGCCCACCTCAGAGGAGAGCTAACTAGAAAGGTAAAACAAATCACAACTTTCTTTTTGCTTTGAGCAGTTCTCTTCTTTTGCTGAAAGCCATGAAATCActatctcttttcttttccttatAGCCATGCATTTTTCCACACTACATTAGATCCATTTGATTCCAAACAAAGTTGGATTCTGCTTTTCCATTGCTAAATAGTCCAGTAACTTAATGCTGGTTCATGCGTGTTAATAGCTCATTGCAGATATTCAATTTCTTTGCAGTACTATTTCTTGAACTCCCGTGATCTATAACAAGTACTGACTGTTGTCATTATCAGGTTGCACCTGGAGACGTCGTTGAGATGTCAGGCGTTTTTCTCCCCATGCCTTACTTTGGGTTCCGAGCCATGCGTGCAGGATTGGTTGCTGATACCTACTTGGAAGCGATGTCAATTACCcatttcaagaaaaaatatgAAGAGTACAGCCTCCCACCCTATTGACATGAACTCTATCACCTTGCCTTCAGCACCATTTGATGTTCGaaattttctataaactaTAACAGATATGAACTTAAAGGTGATGAACAAGAACAAATTGACCGACTGGCTGAGGATGGTGATATTTATAGCAAGCTATCAAAATCATTGGCACCTGAAATATTTGGACATGAAGACGTCAAGAAAGCACTGCTGTTACTACTTGTTGGCGCACCTCACCGGAAGCTTGCAGATGGCATGAAGGTATGCATCCTGTTGGCAGTGGGAATGACTtgtttttaacaaatttgCTCTCTGATGGCTCACAAACTTGCTATGTGTACGTGCAGATCAGAGGAGACCTGCACATATGTCTGATGGGAGATCCTGGTGTTGCAAAGAGTCAACTTCTAAAGCATATTATCAATGTCGCCCCAAGAGGAGTGTATACCACAGGGCGTGGGAGCAGTGGTGTTGGTCTTACTGCTGCTGTCCAAAAAGATCCAGTTACAAATGAGTTTGTCCTCGAGGGAGGGGCACTGGTATGATTTAGATCTTATGATGATGACACTGAAAATGCAATCTTGTGTGAATTTGCTTCCTAACACTAAAACTGTACTAACACATATTTATACTAAGCATACTAATAATTATTCTCATAATGCACTCCTGGGTTTCAGGTACTGGCAGATATGGGTATTTGTGCAATCGATGAATTTGACAAGATGGAAGAGTCTGACAGGACAGCAATTCATGAGGTGATGGAGCAGCAAACAGTTAGCATAGCCAAGGCTGGTATCACCACCTCGCTTAATGCAAGAACTGCAGTTCTGGCTGCTGCTAATCCAGCATGGTAAGATTTGATCTGAAACATCATCTTCTCTAGAGAATAGTTCTGGAAAGCTATGTTGATTGTAACGGAGGCCATTGTTTTTATTCATTCAGGGGAAGATATGATATGAGGAGGACTCCGGCTGAAAACATTAATCTTCCTCCAGCACTTCTGTCACGTTTCGACCTCCTTTGGTTGATCCTGGATCGAGCGGACATGGAAAATGATCTTGAAATGGCAAGACATGTTGTTCATGTACATCAAAATCTTGAATCACCGGCACTTGGGTTCACACCACTTGAACCATCTGTTCTTAGGCAAGTATAGTCTTCCTACACATGTGTTACTTTAGTTGTGCTAATCCAGAAAAATTAAACTTCAATTGCCGGAATTTTTTACCTTCTTGAATGTGAAATCAATATAGTATACTTTGCGAAATTATAAAATCAAGCAATCTGAAATAAGAGCATTCTTTGTTGTTATCTTTGCATTATAGTAGATTTAACAATCTTCATGTGATCACAGAGCATATATATCTGCTGCAAGAAGAGTCATTCCTTCTGTTCCTCGAGATCTTGAGGAATACATTGCAACTGCCTATTCAAGCATCCGCCAAGAGGAAGCCAAATCAAATGCACCACATTCTTACACAACTATCAGGACACTTTTGAGCATAGTCCGTATTTCAATTGTAAGTAAATTTAAAACCATGTTTTTTGGTGTAAACCCTGGGTTTGAAAAATCTTTTTCAAACATGATTCTCCTTGCTTGTTTCAGGCCCTGGCAAGACTTCGATTTTCAGAAACTGTTGCTCAGAGTGACGTCGATGAAGCACTGCGGCTGATGCAGATGTCAAAGTACTCGCTCTACTCTGATGACCGCCAGCGGTCTGGCCTCGACGCGATCTCTGACATATACTCCATCCTGAGAGATGAAGCAGCAAGGACAAGCAGCATGGACGTGAGATATGCTCATGCTCTTAACTTGATCTCCAGAAAGGTATAATCTCTACCCAGTACCCACTGATACCAGCAGTTCTACAACTCAGTGTGCCCCATTACTAACATAAATTCACTCCTGCTCGTATGTTTCCTATAAACAGGGGTACAGTGAGGCTCAGCTGAAGGAATGCCTGGAGGAGTATGCATCCCTGAACGTGTGGCAGATCCATCAGAGCACCTTCGACATCCACTTCATCGACGCCTGATGCTGGCATGGAGGGTGTGGTGCTTCATGTTCTATGACCAGGGCGAGGGACGCCATTGATCTGAGACCTGACAAGATTGTGAAAGTGTAGTGATAGTGAGAAATGTACTAGTCGTGCCCACCTTTGGAGAAgtctttctcctttttttttccagtaaTTTCACCGGTCAACACTTAGACACTTGAGTGTATATGTAAttctgttgtttttctttaccCAGTTAGTTTCCAGGCATCATTGAATTTCTGCTCTTTTATTGGTGCAGAAAAATACTTTAAGCTGATTCTTTCCAAGTTGCTTGAAAGTTCAAACCTTAATTTGATATTTCTGATCTATTAGTCacttaaaaaaacaatacGCACGAGAAACTTTAAAAATACTttggaaaaaacaaaatttatatTTGCTCTATGGGTAACCAAGGAGAACTATTATATGTTTTTAGTAGCATATATTTGTCAAGTCGGTTCCTAACATGTTCATATGTTCTGCTAAAAACATACTGCTATGCATTTAAATTATGTTCAGGTTGTTGGCTAATGCAAATAACTAGAGCACTATTATTATGCAGAAATATAAATTTGTAAAGAGTAATTCTCAAGATTTTGTGTGATGCACCATATGCCCCCCTAAGCCCTGACAAGCAATCCATCTTGTTAGAGGGTGACCAGTTAAATGAGGTAAAAACGAAATAAAGGCCTTAATTCTAGTAAAAATCTGAAGGAAATTCTAAGTCTGGCAAACTTCGTCACTTGAGGAATACAAACCTTGCATTCAGTCAAGTCATGCAAAAATCAAGATGTGCTTTGTCTTTAGATGTTTCTCATACTTGTATTTCTGAGGAAACATATAATTCCATCTCAGGTGCTACTCCATTACAAACTCTTGAGCAATAGAAACTTTGCACTCAGTCAAGTCTTAGAAAAAACAAGCTCCTAATTTGACGAATGGTCATTGATCATAGTGTTTACCCCCCGTCCAACTCATCATCAAATTACGTGCGCTAGATTCGAGCACCACCGGACCAACACAGAATTCAGGCGCCAACCTGCATATTCACCCAGCTTCCCAGCAACTCATGGCTTTAGACATCTCccatatctatatactaaaacaCTGTACTAATGACAGACTATTAACAGTAAGCCGCAAACGAACAGCCCTGAATCCCAAATGTAGCCACGCAGCGCAGACACTCGGgtcaccacgacagttggcagTAGTTATCGTAGTCACAGAAGGGGATGATCGTCAGCGTCCTGATCCTACCGCACTTGGCAAACAGGGCACATTCGACAGAGATATTGTAGCAGTCGCTCACGTGAAGAAGCTCCAGGCGAGGACAGATGTCGACGGTCTCCATCAGCGTGGTGTTGGTGATGCTGCAGTCAACGAGTGTAAGGCTCTTGAGAGACGGGGACCTGCATATGCACGCGATTGAGGACAGTTAACAACCAGCTGACACACTTGTGATCGATTATCAGGAACTGAGATCGATCAATCTGTTGAAATTCTGGAACTCAGAAAAGCAATCTATCAAAGCACCTTTCCGCAATGTACTCCAGGAGCTCGTCGTCGACGAACAGGTCGGCCGCGAACGTCTCAAGCCGTCCATCGGCACGGTCCATGGCTATCTTCGCCATTGTGCGCAGGAAATGTTTGTTCTTGAGCACggcattgttgttgctgttcagGTGCTTCATGTCCAGGGACCGCCAGAGGAGATCAGGCAGCTTGGCAGCCTCGAGCCATGAGTGGCAAACGAGGCCCGCACCCATGAGGACCTCAACAGGCGCGAGCTTAGCAAAGATCGACGTGAGCAAGTCCATAGGCAGCTTTGACCAGTCTGTTTCCATTTCCATGGTAGCGCAACggaagagaatctctgacgggcACTACAACACAACGTTTATTGCGTAAGGCAAGAACATTCTAAAAGAGAGTGCAGTCACATAAAAAAGTCGATAACATAGCCTATgccaaaagagaaaagataTGATATACATAGGAGATACTAGAAGTTATCTGCTGTGCATATCTAGTAATT carries:
- the LOC104584370 gene encoding putative F-box/LRR-repeat protein 22 encodes the protein MEMETDWSKLPMDLLTSIFAKLAPVEVLMGAGLVCHSWLEAAKLPDLLWRSLDMKHLNSNNNAVLKNKHFLRTMAKIAMDRADGRLETFAADLFVDDELLEYIAERSPSLKSLTLVDCSITNTTLMETVDICPRLELLHVSDCYNISVECALFAKCGRIRTLTIIPFCDYDNYCQLSW
- the LOC100834667 gene encoding DNA replication licensing factor MCM7, whose amino-acid sequence is MAAGTKTVDYAGERALAKDFLTNFAGPHGEPKYQNMLQDIANRKTRAVQIELDDLFHYKDLDEEFLQRVTENTKRYIGIFAEAVDELMPEPTEAFTVDEDRDILMTQRVDEGADGGSDGTDPLQRMPPEIKRFFEVYIKAFSKATPLTIRQVKASNIGQLVKISGIVTRCSDVKPLMQVAVYTCEECGFEIYQEVTARVFMPLFECPSQRCKLNKAKGNLILQLRASKFLKFQEVKLQELSEHVPKGHIPRSLTAHLRGELTRKVAPGDVVEMSGVFLPMPYFGFRAMRAGLVADTYLEAMSITHFKKKYEEYELKGDEQEQIDRLAEDGDIYSKLSKSLAPEIFGHEDVKKALLLLLVGAPHRKLADGMKIRGDLHICLMGDPGVAKSQLLKHIINVAPRGVYTTGRGSSGVGLTAAVQKDPVTNEFVLEGGALVLADMGICAIDEFDKMEESDRTAIHEVMEQQTVSIAKAGITTSLNARTAVLAAANPAWGRYDMRRTPAENINLPPALLSRFDLLWLILDRADMENDLEMARHVVHVHQNLESPALGFTPLEPSVLRAYISAARRVIPSVPRDLEEYIATAYSSIRQEEAKSNAPHSYTTIRTLLSIVRISIALARLRFSETVAQSDVDEALRLMQMSKYSLYSDDRQRSGLDAISDIYSILRDEAARTSSMDVRYAHALNLISRKGYSEAQLKECLEEYASLNVWQIHQSTFDIHFIDA